In one window of Poriferisphaera corsica DNA:
- the ruvB gene encoding Holliday junction branch migration DNA helicase RuvB codes for MAKERIISAATTTQQEETFNLSLRPESLHDYVGQPKLVEKLSITLAAVKQRKEPMEHVLLHGPPGLGKTTLAHIIANEMDTHVTVTAGPALTKPGDLVGILTKLQPHDVLFVDEIHRLQISLEEYLYSAMEDFKIDVQIDQGMHAKTITLPIKPFTLIGATTRAGMISGPMRSRFGITHNLEFYSESDLLAILTRSARLMNLIPSNSDLESIGDTSNLSSDILNALCAIASRSRGTPRIANRLLRRVRDFTQVKAGGELTPAVVDAALSLEGIDSLGIDDLDRKYMQVIADVYDGGPVGLEAIAATLGEDAGTLEEVVEPYLLQIGFLARTRKGRQLTTAAAQHLGLRISTSQNPADLFALED; via the coding sequence ATGGCCAAAGAACGTATCATCTCCGCCGCGACCACCACGCAACAAGAGGAAACCTTTAACCTCTCACTGCGGCCGGAATCGCTCCATGATTATGTCGGCCAACCCAAGCTTGTCGAAAAACTTTCAATTACACTCGCTGCCGTCAAGCAGCGCAAAGAGCCAATGGAGCATGTTCTGCTTCATGGCCCTCCCGGGCTCGGAAAGACCACTCTGGCTCATATCATTGCCAACGAAATGGACACCCACGTCACCGTCACCGCAGGCCCCGCTCTTACCAAGCCCGGTGATCTTGTCGGCATCCTCACCAAACTTCAACCACACGATGTTCTCTTTGTTGACGAAATTCATCGCCTCCAGATTTCATTGGAAGAATACCTCTATTCAGCGATGGAAGATTTCAAAATCGATGTTCAGATCGATCAGGGGATGCACGCTAAAACCATAACTTTGCCCATCAAACCTTTTACGCTCATCGGTGCAACCACTCGAGCTGGTATGATCTCGGGCCCCATGCGTTCTCGCTTTGGTATCACGCATAATCTTGAGTTCTATTCTGAGTCTGACCTTCTTGCCATCCTCACGCGCTCGGCTCGCCTCATGAATCTTATACCGTCTAATAGTGACTTAGAATCTATTGGCGATACTTCTAACCTTTCATCTGATATTCTGAACGCATTATGCGCGATTGCCTCTCGTTCACGAGGTACACCTCGTATTGCAAATCGCTTACTTCGGCGTGTTCGTGACTTTACACAGGTTAAAGCTGGTGGCGAACTCACCCCGGCTGTTGTCGATGCGGCGCTTAGCCTTGAGGGTATTGATAGCCTTGGTATTGACGATCTCGACCGTAAATATATGCAGGTTATCGCCGATGTTTATGACGGCGGTCCTGTCGGACTCGAGGCGATCGCCGCAACACTTGGCGAAGACGCTGGTACACTTGAGGAAGTTGTTGAGCCGTACCTTTTGCAAATCGGTTTCCTTGCTCGCACACGCAAAGGCCGCCAACTTACCACAGCCGCGGCACAGCATCTTGGCCTTCGGATCAGCACGTCACAAAACCCCGCAGATCTATTCGCACTGGAAGATTAG